The sequence GGGCTCGACGAGGATGCGCTCACGCGGTTTCGACGCGAGCGCGTGGGCTTCGTCTTCCAGTTCTTCAACCTGCTGCCCACGCTGACGGTCGCCGAGAACATCGGCCTGCCGCTTCAGCTCGCGGGGCGTCCAGCCGGCGAGGCAGGCGATCGCGCGCGCGAGCTGGCCGCACGCGTCGGGCTCTCGCACCGGCTCGGCCATTACCCCCAGCAGCTGTCGGGCGGCGAGATGCAGCGCGCCGCGCTGGGCCGGGCCATTGCGCACCGGCCGCCGCTGCTCGTGGCCGACGAGCCCACCGGCAACCTCGACTCGGACAACGGCGCGCGGGTGATGGCGTTGCTCGAGGAACTGCACGCCGAGACGGGCGTGGCGATCCTGCTCGCCACGCACGCGCCCGACGTCGCGGCCGCCGCCTCGCGCGTGGTGTACATGCGCGATGGGCAAGTCGAGCGGGTGGAGACGCGATGAGGGCGGCCTCGGCGCCGCACTCGACCCGGCGGCGCCAGACCGAGAGGAA is a genomic window of Acidobacteriota bacterium containing:
- a CDS encoding ABC transporter ATP-binding protein, translating into MLRAYQLEKIYHGGESPVRAVRGVDLTLDRGEFVALMGPSGCGKSTLLHLCGAMDRPTAGRLEFEGADVAGLDEDALTRFRRERVGFVFQFFNLLPTLTVAENIGLPLQLAGRPAGEAGDRARELAARVGLSHRLGHYPQQLSGGEMQRAALGRAIAHRPPLLVADEPTGNLDSDNGARVMALLEELHAETGVAILLATHAPDVAAAASRVVYMRDGQVERVETR